A single genomic interval of Hafnia alvei harbors:
- a CDS encoding lysoplasmalogenase — protein MSWAFLAVLFSGWLFVDASYRGPRWQRWVFKPVTMLLLLLLAWSAPNIQASGYLILLGLLATLAADALLLLPRERMLYAIGAFFLSHLLYTISFASALTVSFYLPMLAVLIVIGIILIATIWTRLEDMRWPVVTYIAMTLLMVWMAGDQYFARGTDYGFSLLVGASLLLLSNVVWLVNRYRFTFRAADAIIAASYFAGHFLIVRSLYL, from the coding sequence ATGAGTTGGGCTTTTCTTGCAGTCTTATTTTCTGGTTGGCTATTTGTTGATGCCAGCTATCGTGGCCCGCGCTGGCAACGTTGGGTCTTCAAACCCGTCACCATGCTGTTGCTGCTTTTGCTGGCATGGAGCGCACCCAATATTCAGGCCAGCGGCTATCTAATTCTACTTGGCCTGCTCGCCACGCTTGCCGCCGATGCCCTGTTATTATTGCCACGCGAGCGCATGCTGTACGCCATCGGTGCGTTTTTCTTATCACACCTTCTGTACACCATCAGCTTCGCCAGTGCCTTAACGGTATCGTTTTATCTGCCCATGCTGGCTGTGTTAATCGTTATCGGAATTATTCTGATCGCCACCATTTGGACGCGCTTAGAAGATATGCGCTGGCCAGTGGTGACCTATATTGCGATGACGCTGTTGATGGTGTGGATGGCGGGCGATCAATACTTTGCTCGCGGCACCGATTATGGTTTCTCACTGTTGGTGGGGGCATCGCTGTTGCTGCTGTCGAACGTGGTATGGCTGGTCAATCGCTATCGCTTCACTTTCCGCGCTGCTGACGCCATTATCGCCGCCAGCTATTTTGCAGGTCATTTCCTGATTGTGCGTTCGTTGTATCTGTAA